The Pseudomonas kermanshahensis genome includes a window with the following:
- a CDS encoding homoserine dehydrogenase translates to MTEYNIALVGFGGVNRGLAQLIATHNDSWQATLGFSLKIVGVTDLFLGSVVDRNGLDAAALAALPAEKGALALIAGGTAEAFNETVIKQSGADIIAEATFTNPVDGEPAATFCRWALESGIHVVTTNKGPIALHGAELKALARRHNVAFEYEGAVMSGTPVIRLAKQALAGSQIHGFEGILNGTSNYVLTRMKDGMSFADAVAQAQQLGYAEADPTADVEGFDVRLKVVILANELLDARLSVSDVMCSGISGISASDIVKAHATGQCWKLIGAASKGADGTVSASVEARLLPLDHPLAGINGAVNAVSFNSALLGAVTVSGPGAGRIETAYALLSDIIALHTTPRQ, encoded by the coding sequence GTGACTGAATACAACATTGCCCTGGTCGGTTTTGGCGGTGTCAATAGAGGCCTGGCCCAGTTGATCGCAACGCATAATGACAGCTGGCAGGCCACCCTCGGCTTCAGCCTGAAGATCGTCGGCGTCACCGACCTGTTCCTCGGTTCGGTGGTCGACCGCAATGGCCTGGACGCTGCCGCGCTGGCAGCCTTGCCCGCCGAAAAGGGCGCGCTCGCCCTGATTGCAGGGGGCACTGCCGAGGCGTTCAACGAGACCGTCATCAAGCAGTCCGGCGCGGACATCATCGCTGAGGCTACCTTCACCAACCCGGTCGATGGCGAGCCGGCAGCCACCTTCTGCCGCTGGGCGCTGGAGAGTGGCATCCATGTGGTGACCACCAACAAGGGGCCGATTGCATTGCACGGCGCCGAACTGAAGGCGCTGGCGCGCCGCCACAATGTCGCGTTCGAATACGAAGGCGCGGTCATGAGCGGCACCCCGGTGATCCGCCTGGCCAAGCAGGCCTTGGCAGGTTCGCAGATTCATGGCTTCGAAGGCATTCTGAACGGCACCTCCAATTACGTGCTGACCCGCATGAAAGACGGCATGTCGTTCGCGGATGCGGTGGCCCAGGCGCAGCAACTGGGGTACGCAGAGGCCGACCCTACGGCAGATGTCGAAGGCTTTGACGTGCGCCTGAAGGTGGTGATCCTGGCCAACGAGTTGCTGGATGCGCGCTTGAGCGTCAGCGACGTGATGTGCTCGGGCATCAGCGGCATCAGTGCGTCGGATATCGTCAAGGCGCATGCCACGGGGCAGTGCTGGAAACTGATCGGCGCTGCCAGCAAGGGCGCTGACGGCACGGTGTCCGCGAGTGTCGAAGCGCGTTTGTTGCCGCTCGATCATCCGCTTGCCGGCATCAATGGCGCGGTCAATGCGGTGTCGTTCAACAGCGCGCTGCTGGGGGCGGTCACGGTGTCCGGGCCGGGCGCAGGGCGTATCGAAACCGCCTATGCCTTGCTCTCCGACATCATCGCCCTGCACACCACCCCGCGTCAGTAA
- the thrC gene encoding threonine synthase has translation MHYVSTRNGDVRADFREVVLSGPAADGGLYVPAHLPVISPEEIASWSWLPFDELVWRVIAPFVGDAIDNQALRALLSDSYKAFSHRAITPLQQIGHNEWILQLFHGPTHTSKDFAAQLQARLVSHFLEQSDEAALVVGATNGDTGIAAIQAFASRPKVRLAILYPRNEIPADRLAALQAGDPASVQLIPVDGSFDDCQTLVARLFRAWPLEGLIPVCFNSTNWVGVLAQIVFYFHAGLQLGGGTRPVGFSVPAASFAEIYAGFIAQKMGLPINQVIVSTNSNDALHRFLHRNRYAPHASQRTLSPAMDFSLYSNLERFIWELYGRSGSSVAALMAQFEACGELSIGNAQWLQARVLFDSYAVDEAEVRREVIKLRAQAAALVDPHTAVGALAGRMHRRSLGAPMVTLGQIAPAKSAALLAQLGVWEGELAPQPEVQDGPPALCRGDLDGLCQALLAAQSRPT, from the coding sequence ATGCACTACGTAAGTACCCGCAACGGTGATGTACGGGCGGACTTCCGTGAGGTGGTGCTGTCGGGGCCTGCCGCTGATGGCGGGCTGTATGTGCCAGCACACTTGCCGGTGATCAGCCCTGAGGAGATCGCCAGTTGGTCATGGCTGCCGTTCGATGAGCTGGTCTGGCGGGTGATCGCGCCTTTTGTCGGCGATGCCATCGATAATCAAGCCTTGCGTGCGCTGCTCAGCGACAGCTACAAGGCCTTCAGCCATCGCGCCATCACGCCGCTGCAGCAGATTGGCCATAACGAATGGATCCTGCAGCTGTTTCATGGCCCTACCCACACCTCAAAGGACTTTGCCGCACAGCTTCAGGCGCGGCTGGTCAGCCACTTTCTCGAGCAGTCGGACGAAGCGGCGTTGGTGGTCGGTGCCACCAATGGCGATACCGGCATTGCCGCCATCCAAGCCTTCGCTTCCAGGCCGAAGGTGCGCTTGGCGATTCTCTACCCCCGCAACGAGATCCCGGCAGACCGCCTGGCCGCCTTGCAGGCGGGTGACCCCGCCAGTGTTCAGCTGATACCCGTCGATGGCAGTTTCGATGACTGCCAGACCCTGGTGGCGCGGCTGTTCCGTGCCTGGCCGCTGGAAGGGTTGATACCGGTGTGTTTCAACTCCACCAACTGGGTCGGGGTACTTGCCCAGATCGTGTTCTACTTCCACGCGGGGCTGCAACTGGGGGGCGGCACCCGCCCGGTCGGGTTCAGTGTGCCCGCAGCGAGTTTCGCGGAGATCTACGCCGGCTTCATTGCGCAGAAAATGGGCCTGCCGATCAACCAGGTGATCGTGTCGACCAACAGCAACGATGCCCTCCACCGGTTTCTGCACCGCAATCGCTACGCGCCGCACGCCAGTCAGCGCACATTGTCACCGGCCATGGACTTCTCGCTCTATTCGAACCTGGAGCGCTTCATCTGGGAGCTGTACGGGCGCAGTGGCAGCAGCGTTGCGGCACTGATGGCGCAGTTCGAGGCTTGCGGTGAATTAAGCATCGGCAATGCGCAATGGCTTCAGGCGCGGGTGTTGTTCGACTCTTATGCGGTGGATGAGGCCGAGGTGCGCCGCGAAGTCATCAAGCTGCGCGCGCAAGCCGCAGCGCTGGTCGACCCGCACACGGCTGTCGGCGCGCTGGCCGGCCGCATGCATCGACGCAGCCTGGGCGCACCGATGGTGACCCTGGGCCAGATCGCGCCGGCCAAGTCGGCTGCGCTGTTGGCGCAGTTGGGCGTGTGGGAGGGTGAGCTTGCACCGCAGCCCGAGGTGCAAGACGGGCCGCCAGCCCTGTGCAGAGGGGACCTTGATGGCTTGTGCCAGGCCCTGCTGGCAGCGCAGTCGAGGCCTACATGA
- a CDS encoding aldehyde dehydrogenase family protein, with product MSVSRMASVHAVAPSHIDVFSPFDGRLVGRVPNLDATAVPALLARARAGCLESAAMPRHRRARILEEAARLVEADAAVFANLIVAEAGKTLRQAQKEVKRCVNTLKLSAEEARRNAGEVVPFEAYEGSEARQGWFSREPLGLIVAITPYNDPLNLVAHKLGPAIAGGNAVILKPSELAPLSALKLVDCLVQAGLGENVVTTATGGVELGKALVELREVRMISFTGGFATGESVARSAGLKKLAMDLGGNAPVLVLEDCDLGPTVESCVSGAFWAAGQNCIGTQRILVQRAVYEAFREQFVAQSKALQLGDPASPDTDVGPMVTEQAARRTEQLVDEALGQGATLLCGHRRQGALYAPTVLETVSHDSRIWLQEVFAPVVILEPFDTLDQAVALANAPEYSLHAGVFTRDLSTALKLARRIEAGGVMINDSSDYRFDAMPFGGFKYGSLGREGVRFAYEDMTQPKVVCINHLD from the coding sequence ATGAGCGTATCTCGCATGGCCAGTGTTCACGCTGTAGCGCCGAGCCACATCGACGTGTTCAGCCCCTTCGACGGCCGTCTGGTGGGGCGTGTGCCCAATCTGGACGCTACGGCCGTGCCCGCCTTGCTGGCACGCGCACGGGCGGGGTGCCTTGAAAGTGCAGCGATGCCCCGGCACCGTCGCGCGCGCATTCTTGAAGAAGCGGCGCGGTTGGTCGAAGCCGATGCGGCTGTGTTCGCCAACTTGATCGTGGCCGAAGCCGGTAAAACTCTGCGTCAGGCCCAGAAGGAAGTGAAGCGCTGTGTGAACACGCTGAAGCTGTCCGCCGAAGAAGCCCGACGCAATGCCGGGGAGGTGGTGCCGTTCGAAGCCTATGAAGGGTCCGAAGCCCGCCAAGGCTGGTTCAGCCGCGAACCGCTGGGCCTGATTGTCGCGATCACGCCCTACAACGACCCGCTGAACCTGGTGGCGCACAAGCTGGGCCCGGCGATTGCCGGGGGCAATGCGGTGATCCTCAAACCGTCTGAACTTGCGCCGTTGTCGGCGTTGAAACTGGTCGATTGCCTGGTGCAGGCCGGGCTTGGCGAAAACGTGGTGACCACGGCAACCGGTGGAGTCGAACTGGGCAAGGCGCTGGTCGAGCTGCGTGAGGTGCGCATGATTTCGTTCACCGGCGGTTTTGCCACCGGCGAATCGGTCGCCCGCAGCGCAGGGCTCAAAAAGCTCGCCATGGACCTGGGCGGCAATGCGCCTGTACTGGTGCTGGAGGACTGCGACCTGGGGCCGACCGTGGAGTCCTGTGTCTCTGGGGCCTTCTGGGCGGCGGGGCAGAACTGCATCGGCACGCAACGGATTCTGGTGCAGCGCGCAGTGTACGAAGCCTTCCGCGAGCAGTTCGTCGCGCAATCCAAAGCTTTGCAACTGGGTGACCCCGCCAGCCCGGACACGGATGTTGGCCCGATGGTTACCGAGCAGGCGGCTCGCCGTACCGAGCAACTAGTAGACGAAGCGCTGGGGCAGGGGGCGACGCTGCTTTGCGGTCATCGCCGGCAAGGTGCTCTGTACGCACCTACGGTACTGGAAACGGTCAGCCACGACAGCCGTATCTGGCTGCAGGAAGTGTTCGCCCCCGTAGTAATCCTGGAGCCGTTCGACACCCTCGACCAGGCCGTTGCCCTGGCCAATGCCCCGGAATACAGCCTTCATGCAGGGGTATTCACCCGAGACCTGTCGACGGCGCTGAAGCTGGCGCGGCGGATCGAGGCCGGTGGCGTGATGATCAACGACTCCTCCGATTACCGCTTCGACGCCATGCCGTTTGGGGGCTTCAAGTACGGCAGCCTGGGCCGCGAAGGGGTGCGGTTTGCCTATGAGGACATGACCCAGCCTAAGGTGGTGTGCATCAACCACCTGGATTGA
- the solA gene encoding N-methyl-L-tryptophan oxidase — translation MEHCEVIVIGLGAMGAATVYQLAKAGVDVVGIDRYHPPHTLGSSHGDTRITRLSVGEGAQYVPIVKRAQQLWRELEALSGESLFEQSGLLALTSSPDFDPDDKSDFTLRTIGLAKAYGIEHEVLDAKQIRQRFPQFAHVRDDAIGYFEPGGGFVRPERCIEVQLRLAAQHGATLHTGETVTGIRSDEHGVTVTTNLRTVKAGKLVFSAGNWAGGLLGEPFDRLLSVYRQMLFWFELEPGAGLEGATPTFILTHGRGDNNINYGFPAQPGEGSLKIATAQYHTASQPDLLDRSVSAEQARAMYEQQVQGRIAGVTDKVLKSAVCAYTVTPDRHFIIDQHPTLKHTLVVSACSGHGFKHSAALGEAFAQWCTRGSTDLDLSSFTLKRFEGTLS, via the coding sequence GTGGAGCACTGTGAAGTCATCGTCATCGGTCTGGGCGCCATGGGCGCCGCCACCGTGTATCAGTTGGCCAAGGCGGGTGTTGATGTGGTCGGTATCGACCGCTATCACCCCCCGCATACCCTTGGCTCAAGCCACGGCGATACACGCATCACCCGGCTTTCTGTAGGCGAGGGCGCGCAGTATGTGCCCATCGTCAAACGGGCCCAGCAGCTCTGGCGAGAACTGGAAGCGCTGTCCGGCGAGTCGTTGTTCGAACAGTCTGGCCTGCTCGCACTGACGTCCAGCCCCGACTTCGACCCCGACGATAAAAGCGACTTCACCCTGCGCACCATCGGGTTGGCCAAGGCCTATGGCATCGAACACGAAGTGCTCGATGCCAAGCAAATCCGCCAGCGCTTCCCACAATTCGCACACGTGCGCGATGACGCGATCGGTTACTTCGAGCCCGGTGGCGGCTTCGTGCGCCCCGAGCGCTGCATCGAGGTGCAGTTGCGTTTGGCAGCGCAGCACGGCGCTACATTGCACACCGGCGAAACGGTGACCGGCATCCGCTCGGATGAGCACGGCGTCACGGTTACCACCAACCTGCGCACGGTCAAGGCCGGCAAGCTGGTGTTCAGCGCCGGTAACTGGGCGGGCGGGTTGTTGGGTGAGCCCTTCGACCGGTTGCTGAGTGTCTACCGGCAAATGCTGTTCTGGTTTGAGCTTGAGCCGGGTGCAGGCCTGGAGGGCGCAACGCCCACGTTCATCCTCACCCATGGGCGCGGCGACAACAACATCAACTACGGCTTCCCTGCGCAGCCCGGCGAGGGCAGCTTGAAAATTGCCACGGCCCAGTACCACACGGCTTCGCAGCCCGACTTGCTGGACCGCAGTGTGTCTGCCGAACAAGCTCGCGCAATGTACGAGCAGCAAGTGCAAGGCCGTATTGCCGGGGTTACCGACAAAGTCCTCAAGTCGGCCGTGTGCGCTTACACCGTCACCCCGGACAGGCACTTCATCATCGACCAACACCCCACGCTCAAGCACACCCTGGTGGTGTCGGCCTGTTCTGGTCATGGTTTCAAACACTCGGCTGCCTTGGGCGAAGCCTTTGCACAGTGGTGCACCCGCGGCTCCACCGACCTTGATCTGTCCTCTTTCACCCTCAAACGATTCGAAGGAACACTCTCGTGA
- a CDS encoding LysR substrate-binding domain-containing protein, with translation MKQKSLPPLNWLRSFEVSARALNFTHAAEELHLTQGAVSQQIRQLESHLGVALFKRLPRGLGLTEEGQSYLPVVQDAISRLAVGTNEIFGQHKRGPVKVRGSLSFLQYWLAPRLPDFSRQHPHIDIRYISNLWVKAPDGEDDLEVRWGNGEWPGLHAQRLTWDVLVPVCSPALMARSAIREPRDLRHHPLLHVLGYEEGWGYWLKRVGADDVDYSRGLQFDTLVSTIRMAELGQGVALARSSVVEDLLRDGQLVAPFSQRIEASESFYLVREQGRPLPPDAALFSSWLVAHAHRPS, from the coding sequence ATGAAGCAAAAATCCCTGCCGCCGCTCAACTGGCTGCGGTCGTTCGAAGTGTCGGCACGCGCCTTGAACTTTACCCACGCGGCGGAGGAACTGCACCTTACCCAAGGCGCGGTAAGCCAGCAGATTCGGCAACTCGAAAGCCACCTGGGCGTGGCCTTGTTCAAGCGCTTGCCCAGGGGCCTGGGCCTGACCGAAGAAGGGCAGTCGTACCTGCCGGTGGTGCAGGATGCGATCAGCCGCCTGGCGGTGGGCACCAACGAGATTTTCGGCCAGCACAAGCGCGGCCCCGTGAAGGTGCGTGGCAGCCTGTCGTTTCTGCAGTACTGGCTTGCCCCGCGGCTGCCGGACTTCAGCCGCCAGCACCCGCACATCGATATCCGCTACATCAGCAATCTCTGGGTCAAGGCGCCCGATGGCGAGGACGACCTGGAAGTGCGCTGGGGCAATGGCGAATGGCCCGGCCTGCATGCCCAACGCTTGACCTGGGACGTGTTGGTGCCGGTGTGCTCGCCGGCACTGATGGCGCGCTCGGCCATTCGCGAACCACGCGACCTCAGGCACCACCCGCTGCTGCATGTGCTGGGCTATGAGGAGGGCTGGGGGTATTGGCTCAAGCGGGTGGGCGCGGACGATGTCGATTATTCGCGCGGGCTGCAGTTCGACACCCTGGTGTCGACCATCCGCATGGCCGAGCTGGGGCAGGGGGTGGCGCTGGCGCGGTCCTCGGTGGTCGAGGACCTGCTCAGGGACGGCCAATTGGTCGCGCCGTTCAGCCAGCGCATCGAAGCGAGCGAGTCGTTTTACCTGGTACGCGAGCAGGGCCGCCCATTGCCGCCCGATGCCGCGCTGTTTTCTTCCTGGCTGGTGGCACACGCGCACCGGCCTTCGTAA
- a CDS encoding Lrp/AsnC family transcriptional regulator, translating to MKRILDPLDERILAELTANARIAHAELGAKVNLSRNAVRQRIERLERDGAIQGYTVRLGDSRRPSSLISAAIFVYRYDRMRGDDVLAKLRTLPEVIQCEVLSGEFDLMLRVAAATPERVHAVWKEIAGMPGVENTVTSFVLSAVF from the coding sequence ATGAAGCGCATCCTCGACCCGCTGGACGAGCGCATTCTTGCCGAATTGACTGCCAATGCGCGGATCGCCCATGCCGAACTCGGGGCCAAGGTGAACCTCTCGCGCAATGCGGTGCGCCAGCGTATCGAACGGCTTGAACGCGATGGCGCGATACAGGGCTACACCGTTCGGCTGGGGGATTCCCGCCGCCCTTCATCGTTGATTAGCGCGGCGATTTTCGTCTATCGCTACGACCGCATGCGCGGGGACGACGTGCTGGCCAAATTGCGCACCTTACCTGAAGTGATCCAGTGCGAAGTGCTCAGTGGCGAGTTCGACTTGATGCTGAGGGTTGCTGCGGCGACCCCGGAACGGGTCCACGCCGTCTGGAAAGAAATCGCCGGCATGCCGGGTGTTGAAAACACCGTTACCTCGTTTGTTCTCTCCGCTGTCTTCTAA
- a CDS encoding cystathionine gamma-synthase family protein yields the protein MNNQAKVANGVQPGIGTRVVWEGEHVEHPFNATQTPIIASAAYGYQDIDAWYDIALGKQPGFIYSRMSNPTVAVLEDKLCALEHAESAVAFSTGMAAISGVLHTFLCNGKRVVSTRDSYGGTNKIFEEFLPRQGVEVTLCDTLDTDAMERQIAQGCDVVYLETPSNPTLKILDIRRLVAAAKRVGALVVADNTFATPLNQNPLLLGVDVVVHSATKFLSGHGDVLGGVVCGSEALMAQVRHYREINGASLDPFSAYLIIRGIKTLALRLRQQQASAQALAEYLCSEPLVESVNYPGLPGHPGHAIASAQMRGFGAIVSFVLVGGMGTVVKLLPKLRYAHRAGNLGAVETIYGPARTTSHVENTLEERQALGISEGLVRVSVGIEDTADLLEDLRQAFTAVQVERAQGQGSDTCGRHVEVST from the coding sequence ATGAATAACCAAGCAAAGGTCGCTAACGGCGTGCAGCCGGGTATCGGGACGCGGGTGGTGTGGGAGGGGGAACACGTCGAGCACCCCTTCAATGCCACCCAAACCCCGATCATCGCCAGTGCCGCCTACGGCTACCAGGATATCGACGCCTGGTACGACATTGCGCTGGGCAAGCAGCCGGGCTTCATCTACAGCCGCATGAGCAACCCGACGGTTGCGGTCCTCGAGGACAAGCTCTGTGCACTGGAACACGCCGAGTCGGCCGTGGCCTTCAGCACCGGTATGGCGGCCATCAGCGGTGTGCTGCATACCTTCCTGTGCAATGGCAAACGCGTGGTCTCGACCCGCGACAGCTACGGCGGCACCAACAAGATTTTCGAAGAATTCCTCCCCCGTCAGGGCGTCGAGGTGACGCTGTGCGACACCCTCGACACCGACGCCATGGAGCGTCAAATCGCCCAGGGTTGCGATGTGGTCTACCTGGAGACCCCGAGCAATCCGACGCTGAAAATCCTCGACATCCGCCGCTTGGTGGCTGCAGCAAAGCGTGTGGGTGCCTTGGTCGTTGCCGACAACACCTTCGCCACGCCACTGAACCAGAACCCGCTGCTGCTGGGCGTCGATGTGGTGGTGCACAGTGCGACCAAGTTCCTTTCCGGCCATGGCGATGTGTTGGGCGGGGTGGTCTGCGGCAGCGAAGCCTTGATGGCGCAGGTGCGTCACTACCGCGAAATCAACGGCGCTTCGCTGGACCCGTTTTCCGCGTACCTGATCATTCGCGGCATCAAGACCCTGGCGCTGCGTCTGCGCCAGCAGCAGGCCAGCGCCCAGGCTCTGGCTGAGTACCTGTGCAGCGAGCCGTTGGTCGAGTCGGTCAACTACCCCGGGTTGCCTGGGCACCCAGGCCACGCGATCGCCAGTGCGCAGATGCGCGGCTTTGGCGCCATCGTCAGTTTCGTGCTGGTGGGCGGGATGGGCACTGTCGTCAAGTTGCTGCCCAAGCTGCGCTACGCCCACCGCGCCGGCAACCTGGGTGCAGTGGAAACCATCTACGGGCCGGCACGGACAACCAGCCACGTGGAAAACACCCTGGAAGAGCGCCAGGCACTGGGCATCTCAGAAGGCCTGGTGCGGGTGTCGGTCGGCATCGAGGATACCGCCGACCTGCTGGAAGACCTGCGCCAGGCGTTCACCGCTGTGCAGGTCGAACGCGCGCAGGGGCAGGGCAGCGACACCTGTGGCCGGCACGTCGAAGTGTCCACCTGA
- a CDS encoding amino acid permease — translation MSTEHSNAASGHPAGYKKEMHTRHIVMLALGGVIGTGLFLTSGYTVNQAGPLGAVIAYIVGAVMVYLVMVCLGELAVQMPETGSFSSYATRYLGPGTGYTVAWLYWLTWTVAIGSEFTAAGILMVRWFPDTPVWIWSALFAITVLVSNVVSVRLFAETEFWLSLVKVLTVIAFIAIGGAAIFGLLDVQHVQGIGLSNFTREGLFPTGLLPIAMTLLAVSFAFSGTELIGIAAGEAKDPQDSVPKAIRTTVVRLALFFVGTIIVLATLLPREQAGLVESPFVMVFDLIGIPYSADIMNFVILTALLSAANSGLYAASRMLWTLSDQGHMPKCFARLSPRGTPVNAIMLSMAGAAASLLSSVLAPDTVYLALVSISGLAVVVVWMSIAASQIAFRRHYVANGGRVEDLHFRVRGYPWVPLGAIACCVLACVGIAFDPEQRVALYFGIPFIAWCYFVYWVTRNKRAQRLAAAASAGAGVGAT, via the coding sequence ATGTCCACCGAACACTCAAACGCGGCGTCGGGCCACCCGGCCGGGTACAAGAAAGAGATGCACACGCGCCATATCGTCATGCTGGCGCTGGGCGGCGTGATCGGCACTGGCCTGTTTCTGACGTCAGGCTACACGGTCAACCAGGCCGGGCCCTTGGGCGCGGTCATCGCCTATATCGTCGGCGCGGTCATGGTCTACCTGGTGATGGTCTGCCTGGGTGAACTGGCGGTGCAGATGCCCGAAACCGGCTCGTTCAGCAGTTATGCAACCCGCTATTTGGGGCCTGGCACCGGGTACACGGTGGCCTGGCTGTACTGGTTGACCTGGACGGTAGCGATCGGCTCGGAGTTCACCGCGGCGGGTATCCTGATGGTGCGCTGGTTCCCCGACACGCCGGTGTGGATCTGGAGCGCGTTGTTCGCGATCACGGTACTGGTCAGCAACGTGGTGTCGGTACGCCTGTTTGCCGAAACCGAATTCTGGCTGTCGCTGGTCAAGGTGCTGACGGTGATCGCCTTCATCGCCATCGGCGGGGCGGCGATTTTTGGCCTGCTCGATGTGCAGCACGTGCAGGGCATCGGGCTGTCCAACTTCACCCGCGAAGGCTTGTTCCCGACCGGCTTGCTGCCGATCGCAATGACGTTGCTGGCGGTGTCGTTCGCCTTCTCCGGCACCGAACTCATCGGCATTGCCGCCGGTGAGGCAAAAGACCCACAGGACAGCGTGCCCAAGGCGATACGTACTACGGTAGTACGATTGGCGTTGTTCTTCGTCGGCACCATCATTGTCCTGGCCACCTTGCTGCCGCGTGAACAGGCAGGCCTGGTCGAAAGCCCGTTCGTCATGGTCTTCGACCTGATCGGTATTCCGTACTCGGCAGACATCATGAACTTCGTGATCCTCACCGCGCTGCTGTCGGCCGCAAACTCCGGGTTGTACGCGGCCTCGCGGATGCTGTGGACGCTCAGTGACCAGGGCCATATGCCCAAGTGCTTCGCCCGCCTGTCGCCACGCGGCACGCCGGTCAACGCCATCATGCTGAGCATGGCCGGCGCCGCGGCGTCGTTGCTCAGCAGCGTGCTGGCGCCAGACACGGTGTACTTGGCGCTGGTGTCGATTTCCGGCCTGGCGGTGGTGGTGGTGTGGATGAGCATCGCCGCCAGCCAGATCGCCTTCCGCCGACACTATGTGGCCAATGGTGGCCGGGTCGAAGACCTGCACTTCAGGGTGCGCGGCTACCCGTGGGTGCCGCTGGGCGCGATTGCCTGTTGCGTGCTGGCGTGTGTCGGCATTGCCTTCGACCCGGAGCAGCGCGTTGCCCTGTATTTCGGCATCCCGTTCATTGCCTGGTGCTACTTCGTCTACTGGGTGACCCGCAACAAACGTGCACAGCGCCTGGCGGCTGCGGCATCGGCAGGCGCGGGTGTTGGCGCGACCTGA
- a CDS encoding MetQ/NlpA family ABC transporter substrate-binding protein: MKRIALSLALLAATLGTAQAETLKIAVVPVPHAEILEFLKPELAKQGVELEVKVFTDYIQPDRQVDEGRLDANYFQSKPYYEAYQKDRPSSDQVPVVAVHIEPFGAYSSKIKSVAELQDGATVAIPNDPTNSGRALLLIAKQGLITLKDPSNIMATAADITSNPKHLKFKELEAAMLPRVLGQVDMALINANYALEAKLVPHKDALFIESAESPYANYLYVRRDKANDPAVQKLGALLNSPQVKAFILDRYHGDVVPAF, from the coding sequence GTGAAGCGCATTGCACTTTCGCTTGCCCTGCTGGCGGCCACCCTCGGTACTGCACAGGCCGAAACGCTCAAGATCGCCGTGGTGCCCGTGCCTCACGCCGAAATCCTCGAGTTCCTCAAGCCCGAATTGGCCAAACAGGGGGTGGAGCTTGAGGTCAAGGTGTTCACTGACTACATCCAGCCGGACCGCCAGGTTGACGAGGGCCGACTGGACGCCAACTACTTCCAGAGCAAGCCTTATTACGAGGCGTACCAGAAAGACCGCCCGAGCAGCGATCAGGTACCGGTCGTGGCCGTGCATATCGAACCGTTTGGTGCCTACTCCAGCAAGATCAAATCGGTCGCCGAACTGCAGGACGGCGCTACCGTCGCGATCCCCAACGACCCCACCAACTCCGGGCGCGCACTGCTTTTGATCGCCAAGCAGGGGCTGATCACCCTCAAGGACCCGAGCAACATCATGGCAACCGCCGCCGACATCACCAGCAACCCCAAGCACCTGAAGTTCAAGGAGCTTGAAGCCGCCATGCTGCCGCGCGTACTGGGCCAGGTAGACATGGCGCTGATCAACGCCAACTACGCGCTGGAGGCCAAGCTGGTGCCGCACAAGGATGCGCTGTTTATCGAAAGTGCTGAGTCGCCGTATGCCAATTACCTGTATGTGCGCCGGGACAAGGCCAACGACCCTGCGGTGCAAAAGCTGGGGGCGTTGTTGAACTCGCCGCAGGTGAAGGCGTTCATCCTCGATCGCTATCACGGTGATGTGGTGCCGGCGTTTTAA